In Aquimarina sp. TRL1, a single window of DNA contains:
- the tssD gene encoding type VI secretion system tube protein TssD yields the protein MISYIVLSIETQIINSMGFKAELVLDNKIYPLLLCDYEFSQTADHTGRPNPYITAGIIDIRVPMTRDDVLVDWVLQPSLMKKGTITIYKYDLSAVETTINFYNAHGLHYHLAFDAESAQTAYIDFRISAGELHLNELIHENRWNPERHQAVVTPREEETVLNPRIVSGWWSYDREGKDRYLQEKDGKKIALELGQSMYFHVETAEIPAGGELQLQLFDYDHFLWVDNLNYDTSKFPNDPVYKNAIVEAVEGKSIATVQVDLDDSWEPVITDDHDEPSIDQKIELYWDISYTKNDGASISATMPRNQRDFLKVGYNTRDLYIQPSLIDANIPEFRRGDNGNHLLILNFGIDYVKGKVTDKVSETIGEVVNAKVDNITHNFAIGELKKGKLVDNFGKVYQNPKSKTYISDTYTNEGDLIKDVERRKDFTYRSPEGVRTTKGINQYDYFSKNGATHIKVLGFLKNALNGVDTITQALDVMKAGVSEASPFDEPLNLDFLIGLTKNHPLVIKFTFALKIAGVLIQGVKSEWDEELENSLQHDLDIAKAKGLQAVKNWVFSYGKKTGYKISKITTEAANKMLQGELTKMEEVLNYRNKSEYPEYISILYKEFYDSNSDKTITILESFYLNN from the coding sequence ATGATTAGTTATATTGTGCTATCAATAGAAACACAAATCATCAACAGTATGGGCTTTAAAGCAGAACTAGTACTAGACAATAAGATATATCCGCTATTGCTCTGTGATTATGAGTTCTCACAGACAGCAGATCATACAGGACGCCCCAATCCCTATATTACTGCGGGGATTATCGATATTCGGGTTCCTATGACCCGGGACGATGTATTAGTGGATTGGGTATTGCAACCTTCTCTAATGAAGAAAGGAACCATCACCATCTATAAATACGATTTGAGTGCTGTAGAAACGACTATTAATTTCTATAATGCACATGGATTACACTACCACTTAGCATTTGATGCCGAATCTGCACAGACTGCCTATATCGATTTTAGAATCAGTGCGGGAGAATTACATCTTAATGAGCTGATCCATGAGAATAGATGGAACCCGGAGAGACATCAAGCGGTAGTGACGCCAAGAGAGGAAGAAACTGTTTTAAACCCCAGAATCGTATCAGGTTGGTGGTCGTATGACAGAGAAGGAAAAGACCGCTACCTACAAGAAAAGGACGGAAAAAAAATTGCTTTAGAATTAGGACAAAGTATGTACTTTCATGTAGAAACCGCTGAGATACCCGCAGGGGGAGAACTACAGTTACAGCTATTTGATTATGACCATTTTTTATGGGTAGATAACCTAAACTATGATACTTCTAAGTTTCCCAATGACCCTGTATATAAAAATGCTATTGTAGAAGCTGTAGAGGGAAAAAGTATTGCCACGGTACAGGTTGATCTAGATGATAGTTGGGAGCCTGTAATAACAGATGATCATGACGAACCCTCTATTGATCAAAAAATAGAGTTGTACTGGGATATTTCTTATACTAAAAATGATGGTGCTAGCATATCAGCAACTATGCCCAGAAATCAAAGAGATTTCTTAAAAGTGGGGTATAACACTAGAGACTTATATATACAACCTAGTTTAATTGATGCTAATATACCAGAGTTTAGACGAGGTGATAATGGTAATCATTTACTAATTCTTAATTTTGGTATCGATTATGTAAAAGGGAAAGTAACAGATAAAGTTAGTGAAACCATAGGCGAAGTGGTAAATGCTAAAGTAGATAACATTACTCATAACTTTGCCATAGGAGAGCTAAAAAAAGGAAAATTAGTAGATAATTTTGGCAAAGTATATCAGAACCCCAAATCTAAAACTTATATATCAGACACCTATACTAATGAAGGAGACCTGATAAAAGATGTTGAGCGCAGAAAAGACTTTACCTACCGTTCTCCTGAAGGAGTAAGAACTACTAAAGGAATCAATCAATATGATTATTTTAGCAAAAATGGGGCGACCCATATAAAGGTATTAGGTTTTTTAAAAAATGCTCTTAATGGTGTGGACACGATAACACAGGCATTAGATGTAATGAAAGCAGGGGTTAGTGAAGCTTCTCCCTTTGATGAACCTTTAAACCTAGATTTTTTAATCGGACTTACTAAAAACCATCCGTTAGTTATTAAGTTTACATTTGCTCTAAAGATTGCAGGAGTACTTATACAAGGGGTAAAATCTGAATGGGATGAGGAATTAGAAAATTCCTTACAACATGATTTGGATATCGCCAAAGCAAAAGGGTTACAAGCAGTTAAAAATTGGGTGTTTTCCTATGGAAAAAAAACAGGGTATAAGATTTCAAAAATTACTACTGAAGCAGCTAATAAAATGTTACAAGGAGAATTAACAAAAATGGAAGAAGTACTCAATTATAGAAATAAATCTGAATACCCCGAATATATCTCAATATTGTATAAAGAGTTTTATGACTCTAACTCTGATAAAACAATTACTATTTTAGAGAGTTTTTATTTAAATAATTAA
- a CDS encoding phospholipase D-like domain-containing protein, whose protein sequence is MFYNGANCDIYIGKGAGKKLLNDIRNAKKSIKIVSPFLSPFLIAELIRFRKRNLDIELITTDTIEDFYGDYERNIHQLILQNKETDREAVEKREKWKDISKILTYITLGLLAICIGIAYFFRDIKIALALIPIGIMVLIIKLYKNKIKNQRIYSYWYSQLFPFKVYMSPDTTALSDTFIHGKIYLIDDQIAYLGSLNFTASGTKHNYETRIRTTDPNVIKEIKEELYQLLHHSDIPERDIQYWGKQLYPEPIN, encoded by the coding sequence ATGTTTTACAACGGTGCTAATTGTGATATTTATATCGGAAAAGGAGCTGGAAAAAAACTCCTAAATGATATCCGGAACGCTAAAAAATCTATAAAAATTGTTTCCCCCTTTCTTTCGCCATTTTTAATCGCTGAGTTAATCCGTTTCAGAAAACGAAACTTAGATATAGAACTGATTACAACCGACACTATTGAAGATTTTTATGGGGATTATGAAAGAAATATACATCAGCTGATTCTCCAAAATAAAGAAACAGACAGAGAAGCAGTCGAAAAACGTGAAAAATGGAAAGATATTTCAAAAATTCTAACCTACATCACCTTGGGGCTTCTAGCAATATGCATTGGAATTGCCTATTTCTTTAGAGATATAAAAATTGCCCTGGCGCTCATTCCTATTGGTATAATGGTACTGATCATAAAGCTTTATAAGAACAAAATAAAAAACCAAAGAATCTACTCCTATTGGTATTCACAGCTTTTTCCCTTTAAGGTGTATATGTCACCCGATACGACAGCATTAAGTGATACATTTATTCATGGAAAAATTTATTTGATAGACGATCAAATTGCCTATTTAGGTTCCTTGAATTTTACCGCAAGCGGAACAAAACACAACTATGAAACCCGAATACGAACAACTGATCCTAATGTGATAAAAGAGATCAAAGAAGAGCTGTACCAACTCTTGCATCATTCTGATATACCAGAAAGAGACATACAGTATTGGGGAAAACAATTGTACCCTGAGCCTATTAATTAA
- a CDS encoding DinB family protein: protein MIDQLTTEEYNTYYRMYIQKATSANILEGLRERKQEFVNFISAIPSEKHRYAYADGKWTVLEVFQHLIDTERIFAYRALRFARNDKTPIMGFEQDEYVPFSNANQYTIPQLVADFEAVRSGTITLFSGFTEEMLTRIGNASGSPMSARAVGYILQGHQIHHFQVLQERYL from the coding sequence ATGATAGATCAGCTAACTACAGAGGAATACAATACATATTATCGTATGTATATACAAAAAGCAACAAGTGCAAATATCCTTGAAGGGCTTCGGGAAAGAAAACAAGAGTTTGTCAATTTTATCAGTGCAATTCCTTCTGAAAAACACCGGTATGCCTATGCTGATGGCAAATGGACTGTCTTAGAAGTTTTTCAGCATCTGATCGATACAGAACGGATCTTTGCATACAGAGCTTTGCGATTTGCGCGAAATGATAAAACTCCTATTATGGGATTTGAGCAAGATGAGTATGTCCCGTTTTCTAATGCGAATCAGTATACAATTCCGCAGTTAGTAGCAGATTTCGAGGCAGTAAGAAGTGGTACGATCACTCTTTTTTCCGGTTTTACCGAGGAGATGTTAACCAGAATAGGAAACGCAAGTGGAAGCCCAATGAGCGCCCGAGCTGTAGGGTATATATTGCAGGGACATCAGATTCATCATTTTCAGGTACTACAAGAACGTTATTTATAA
- a CDS encoding alpha/beta hydrolase, giving the protein MNKQVNYQASNTYDTLNSLTDHTKNVWLVFHGIGYLSRYFIRLFSSFPPEENYIIAPQAPAKYYKDEQYKRVGSSWLTRENTLIDTQNVLNYIDAIMTSENIPSHVNLNVLGYSQGVSIASRWIASRKINCNALVLISGGFPKELTKENFLFLPETTQKLHILGANDPYFEKSKVIAEKSRVQDILPGIRFITHQGGHELDWKTLQPLL; this is encoded by the coding sequence ATGAACAAACAGGTCAATTATCAGGCTTCCAATACTTATGATACATTAAATTCACTTACAGATCACACCAAAAATGTATGGTTGGTCTTTCACGGAATCGGCTATCTCAGCAGGTACTTTATTCGGTTGTTCTCCAGTTTTCCTCCAGAAGAAAACTATATAATCGCTCCGCAGGCACCTGCCAAATATTATAAAGACGAGCAATATAAGCGTGTCGGATCGAGCTGGTTAACCCGGGAAAACACCCTTATAGACACACAAAATGTACTGAATTATATTGATGCTATTATGACCTCAGAAAACATTCCTAGTCATGTAAATCTCAATGTTTTGGGCTATTCTCAGGGAGTAAGTATTGCCAGCAGATGGATTGCCAGCAGAAAAATTAACTGCAATGCGTTGGTACTGATATCAGGAGGATTTCCTAAAGAACTGACTAAAGAAAACTTCTTGTTTTTGCCAGAAACAACGCAAAAACTACACATCTTAGGAGCGAATGATCCCTATTTCGAAAAAAGTAAAGTAATTGCTGAGAAATCCAGAGTACAAGATATTTTACCTGGTATCAGATTTATTACCCATCAGGGAGGACATGAATTAGACTGGAAAACCCTACAGCCACTACTCTAG
- a CDS encoding Lrp/AsnC family transcriptional regulator → MAKFKLDEIDHQILDMLIENTRTPFTDIAKKLLISAGTVHVRVKKMEEAGIIEGSSLTLDYRKLGYSFIAYVGIYLQNTSQTKFVLERINNIPFVTVAHITTGKFNIFCKIRAKDTTHAKDIIFLLDDIEGVYRTETMISLEESINDKKRLMHSIFKDL, encoded by the coding sequence ATGGCAAAGTTTAAATTAGACGAAATTGATCACCAGATCTTAGACATGTTGATTGAAAATACCCGTACCCCTTTTACGGATATTGCGAAAAAATTATTGATTTCTGCAGGTACAGTTCATGTACGAGTAAAGAAAATGGAAGAAGCAGGAATTATAGAAGGGTCTTCCTTAACATTAGATTATAGAAAACTAGGCTACTCTTTTATAGCTTATGTAGGGATCTATCTTCAAAACACATCACAAACTAAGTTTGTGTTGGAAAGGATTAACAATATTCCTTTTGTAACTGTAGCACATATCACTACAGGAAAGTTCAACATCTTCTGTAAGATTAGAGCGAAAGATACTACTCATGCAAAAGACATTATCTTTTTATTAGATGATATCGAAGGAGTGTACCGTACAGAAACTATGATCTCTTTAGAGGAAAGCATTAATGATAAGAAACGTTTAATGCATTCTATTTTTAAAGATTTGTAA
- a CDS encoding SET domain-containing protein-lysine N-methyltransferase, whose product MNKVKKTTLKGDGVFAEISYKKEETVLVGRIEKELTANHSHASQIGLDRFVFHNEIIRMVNHSCNPNCGIKVNPTGAHNIVAMRDILKGEEITFDYAMRNYTVQYFPSLCKCGAEQCRGKITGWKDLPINKKEEYSRWAAPYLLELDAVNLS is encoded by the coding sequence ATGAATAAAGTAAAAAAAACAACCTTAAAAGGAGATGGAGTGTTCGCTGAAATTTCTTATAAAAAAGAAGAAACTGTACTAGTTGGAAGAATAGAAAAAGAACTAACAGCTAACCATTCACATGCCTCACAAATAGGTTTAGATAGATTTGTATTCCATAATGAGATAATCCGTATGGTAAATCATTCTTGTAACCCTAATTGTGGTATTAAGGTTAATCCCACTGGGGCTCACAATATTGTAGCCATGAGAGATATTCTAAAAGGAGAAGAGATTACATTTGATTACGCTATGAGAAATTATACAGTTCAGTACTTTCCTTCTTTATGTAAATGTGGAGCCGAACAATGCCGTGGAAAAATTACGGGTTGGAAAGATTTACCAATTAATAAAAAAGAAGAATATAGTCGTTGGGCTGCCCCTTATCTTTTAGAATTAGACGCAGTGAACCTTTCTTAA
- a CDS encoding phosphoenolpyruvate carboxylase: MAREPKIERFNHNVLSKYQIYNSIFITLPFDTITNTGVLLPLFQEVCIKGYADKQNPKEIVESFFEQYQNNPSDKDKHDLLFRFIQYIERQVVLFDAIEDAAFPVVNNMDGRGTLRSIKEEAQAKGKLKELQEYLRRFKIRTTLTAHPTQFYPGTVLGIIHDLDIAIRANDLLRIKKLLAQLGKTAFFKKEKPTPFDEAVSLIWYLENVFYHSVGKIYNYVQQNIFEGEDLSNDLINLGFWPGGDRDGNPFVTTEITLKVAKRLRKTILINYYRDIRELKRRITFGNLQDKIAVLENALYDNFYYAKTAAPLKLETLMEGLKEIKEELIAKHQSLFLEDVQDLINKVKIFGFHFGALDIRQDSRVHHKVLTEIVEKTNALDLGIFPKTYTSLSEEEQIEVLSNVKGTLDPSIFDENITKATVESIYAIKTIQKNNGERGSNRYIISNNGSVLNVMETFAMIRLCDWEQPTVDVIPLFETVPDLKVSHQVMEALYTNPVYMEHLKRRGMKQTIMLGFSDGTKDGGYLMANWAIFKAKEALTAISRQYDVKVMFFDGRGGPPARGGGNTHQFYASLGPTVEDEEIQLTVQGQTISSNFGTLDSCQYNLEQLLGAGVENELTNNEKNLFSTANKETMEELAEVSYKTYVDFKNHPKFLPYLEHMSTLKYYGKANIGSRPSKRSKSATLDFGDLRAIPFVGSWSQLKQNVPGFYGVGTALKHFEDKGAFDKVVALYNESAFFRALVGNSMMSLSKSFFGLTAYMKEDKEYGAFWDIIYNEYKLTKKLLLKLTGYTELMENEPAGKASVEAREKIVLPLLTIQQYALKMIQELNESGDATPEVLAIYEKMVTRSLFGNINASRNSA, encoded by the coding sequence ATGGCAAGAGAACCAAAAATCGAACGTTTTAACCACAACGTTCTCTCTAAGTATCAGATATACAATAGTATATTTATTACCTTACCGTTTGATACGATTACAAACACAGGAGTACTACTCCCATTATTTCAGGAAGTATGTATTAAAGGGTATGCTGATAAGCAAAACCCAAAAGAAATTGTAGAAAGTTTTTTTGAGCAGTATCAAAACAATCCTTCGGATAAAGATAAACACGATTTATTATTTCGGTTTATTCAATATATAGAACGTCAGGTTGTATTATTTGATGCAATAGAAGATGCAGCCTTTCCTGTTGTTAATAATATGGATGGGCGTGGTACCTTACGAAGTATAAAAGAAGAAGCACAAGCCAAGGGAAAGCTTAAAGAATTACAAGAATACCTGAGAAGGTTCAAAATTAGAACAACCTTAACAGCGCATCCCACCCAGTTTTATCCGGGAACTGTTTTAGGAATTATTCATGACCTGGATATTGCGATCAGAGCTAATGATTTATTACGGATAAAAAAACTATTGGCACAGTTAGGGAAAACTGCTTTTTTCAAAAAAGAAAAACCAACACCATTTGATGAAGCCGTTAGTCTTATCTGGTATTTAGAAAATGTGTTTTATCATTCTGTAGGAAAAATATATAACTACGTACAGCAAAATATTTTTGAAGGAGAAGATCTTTCGAATGATTTAATCAATCTGGGATTCTGGCCTGGAGGAGACCGGGATGGGAACCCGTTTGTAACCACTGAGATTACCCTAAAAGTAGCAAAGAGGTTGCGGAAAACGATTCTGATCAACTATTACAGAGATATACGAGAACTAAAGAGGAGAATTACTTTCGGAAATCTTCAGGATAAGATAGCAGTGTTAGAAAATGCGCTATATGATAACTTCTATTATGCCAAAACAGCAGCACCGTTAAAGCTGGAAACCTTAATGGAGGGATTAAAAGAGATCAAAGAAGAATTGATAGCAAAACATCAATCGTTGTTCTTAGAAGATGTGCAAGACTTGATCAACAAGGTCAAAATCTTTGGATTCCATTTTGGAGCGTTGGATATACGACAAGACTCCCGTGTACACCATAAAGTATTGACAGAAATTGTCGAAAAAACAAATGCGTTGGATTTAGGGATTTTTCCAAAAACGTACACAAGCCTGTCAGAAGAAGAACAAATTGAGGTATTGTCTAATGTAAAAGGAACGCTAGACCCTTCAATTTTTGATGAAAATATTACGAAAGCAACCGTAGAGTCAATCTATGCGATAAAAACCATCCAGAAAAATAACGGAGAGCGCGGATCGAATAGGTACATTATAAGTAATAATGGAAGTGTTTTGAATGTTATGGAGACCTTTGCGATGATCCGATTATGTGATTGGGAGCAGCCTACTGTCGATGTGATTCCGTTATTTGAAACCGTACCAGATCTGAAAGTATCCCATCAGGTAATGGAAGCATTATATACCAATCCGGTGTATATGGAACACCTGAAACGAAGAGGTATGAAGCAAACCATTATGTTAGGATTCTCTGATGGAACCAAGGACGGAGGATACCTGATGGCAAACTGGGCAATATTCAAAGCCAAAGAAGCCTTGACAGCTATTTCCAGACAATACGATGTAAAGGTGATGTTTTTTGACGGACGAGGAGGACCACCAGCTCGTGGAGGAGGAAATACACATCAGTTCTATGCTTCATTAGGTCCCACAGTAGAAGATGAAGAAATTCAATTAACTGTTCAGGGACAAACGATTAGTTCTAATTTTGGAACATTGGATTCATGTCAGTACAACCTGGAGCAACTATTAGGAGCAGGAGTTGAAAATGAATTGACCAATAATGAGAAAAACCTGTTCTCTACAGCAAATAAAGAGACAATGGAGGAGTTGGCAGAAGTAAGCTATAAGACATATGTTGATTTTAAGAATCATCCTAAATTCCTTCCATATCTGGAGCATATGAGTACGCTGAAGTATTATGGAAAAGCCAATATAGGAAGCCGCCCATCCAAGAGAAGTAAGAGTGCTACTCTGGACTTTGGAGATCTGAGAGCTATTCCTTTTGTAGGAAGCTGGAGTCAGTTGAAACAAAATGTACCCGGTTTTTACGGGGTAGGAACTGCTTTAAAACACTTCGAAGATAAAGGAGCTTTTGATAAGGTAGTTGCTCTGTATAATGAATCCGCTTTCTTTAGAGCATTAGTAGGAAATAGTATGATGAGTTTATCAAAATCATTCTTTGGTCTTACTGCCTATATGAAAGAAGATAAAGAATACGGTGCTTTTTGGGATATTATCTATAATGAGTACAAGCTAACCAAAAAACTACTGCTTAAATTAACAGGATATACAGAACTGATGGAGAATGAACCGGCAGGAAAAGCCTCTGTAGAAGCCAGAGAAAAAATCGTATTGCCGTTGCTTACGATCCAACAGTATGCCCTGAAGATGATTCAGGAGTTAAACGAGTCAGGAGATGCTACTCCGGAGGTGCTTGCGATTTATGAAAAAATGGTTACCCGTTCTCTTTTTGGAAATATTAATGCCAGTCGTAATTCTGCATAA
- a CDS encoding helix-turn-helix transcriptional regulator gives MVNSEDFSKRLEELMNYYALSASAFADSLSIGRSSISHILSGRNKPSLDFVLKITERYNEVELEWLLQGKGTFPASKQTAPPVTSSPPVSVSPQVPAETATDTAQDLFSEPASTPVVNTPVHAPTAPSSHQVPDTSAPVEAIKKAIVPFSNDIDRIVIFFSDGTFTSYRQKKSQ, from the coding sequence ATGGTAAACAGTGAAGATTTCTCAAAAAGATTGGAAGAATTAATGAATTATTACGCACTGTCAGCTTCTGCTTTTGCGGATTCTTTATCTATAGGACGTTCTTCTATTTCTCATATTCTCTCAGGAAGAAATAAACCGAGTTTGGATTTTGTTTTAAAAATTACGGAGCGTTATAACGAGGTTGAGTTGGAGTGGTTACTTCAGGGAAAAGGAACTTTTCCTGCTAGTAAACAAACTGCCCCACCGGTAACGAGCTCCCCTCCTGTTTCTGTTTCTCCACAGGTTCCTGCTGAAACAGCAACTGACACAGCTCAGGATTTATTTTCAGAACCAGCATCGACACCAGTCGTAAACACACCTGTACATGCCCCCACTGCTCCCTCTTCACATCAAGTGCCTGATACATCTGCTCCTGTAGAGGCTATAAAAAAAGCAATCGTTCCTTTTAGTAATGATATTGATCGAATCGTTATTTTCTTTTCTGATGGGACCTTCACCTCCTATCGTCAAAAAAAATCTCAATAA
- a CDS encoding nuclear transport factor 2 family protein, producing MHQLRETIAKKYLSCLEKALVEETLLLFAEDAVIESPLYGRMPARLFYTQLFADTMSSTLRLDGIFSEPTSSRILILFEYQWKLRNHQQVIFNVVDVLEFDSDNKITTLKIIYDTARSKEAFSQLE from the coding sequence ATGCATCAACTCAGAGAAACCATAGCCAAAAAATACTTGTCATGTCTGGAAAAGGCATTGGTAGAAGAGACCCTGTTATTATTTGCAGAAGACGCAGTTATTGAATCTCCGCTATACGGGCGAATGCCGGCAAGATTGTTTTATACCCAGTTGTTTGCAGATACAATGTCATCTACACTGAGGTTAGATGGTATTTTTAGTGAGCCTACTTCAAGCAGAATATTGATACTTTTTGAATACCAATGGAAACTACGTAATCATCAGCAGGTTATTTTTAATGTAGTAGATGTATTGGAGTTTGATTCAGATAATAAGATAACGACCTTAAAAATTATCTATGATACTGCCAGATCCAAAGAAGCTTTTTCTCAATTAGAGTAA
- a CDS encoding M14 family zinc carboxypeptidase, with product MNIERLKTAFANYKESSLFGRYIHLEHIEPLLKSLSDTIEVTVIGRSENNAPIYMTRLGNGKKKLLYWSQMHGNESTTTKAVFDFINTLIAADNEISSTVLENCSLYIIPILNPDGAKAYTRLNYNSVDLNRDAQDLTQKESVVLKKVIDELQPDFAFNLHGQRTIFSAGETNASAIVSFLSAAGDQERSISPSRKIAMEVIAEMNTILQQCIPDSVGRYDDGFNINCTGDTMEFRGIPTVLFEAGHYPTDYDREKTRALIYYSLISSALYLASNTVTGDQFEAYFTIPENEKCFYDIIIREVLLEGEIVDIGVQYEEKLIENEVKFIPKVAEIGNLEKKFGHREIFGKKRAIRYYNDVVEIVREVVLPKITLDFEIFSLELSKS from the coding sequence ATGAATATAGAGAGATTAAAGACCGCATTTGCAAACTATAAAGAATCGAGTTTGTTTGGGAGATACATCCATTTAGAACATATAGAACCGTTGTTAAAATCCTTGTCAGACACCATTGAGGTAACTGTTATTGGGCGTTCAGAAAACAATGCTCCTATTTATATGACTCGTTTAGGAAACGGAAAAAAGAAACTATTATATTGGTCTCAGATGCATGGAAATGAAAGTACCACCACTAAGGCGGTCTTTGATTTTATAAATACATTGATAGCTGCTGATAACGAAATATCTTCTACAGTATTAGAAAATTGCAGCTTATATATTATACCAATACTTAATCCTGATGGCGCAAAAGCGTATACCCGATTAAATTATAACTCGGTTGATCTTAATAGAGATGCTCAGGACTTAACACAGAAAGAAAGTGTGGTTCTTAAAAAGGTAATTGATGAATTACAACCTGATTTTGCCTTTAATCTACATGGGCAACGTACTATTTTTAGTGCAGGTGAAACGAATGCATCAGCTATTGTTTCTTTTTTGTCTGCGGCAGGAGATCAGGAAAGATCGATATCTCCCAGTCGAAAAATAGCGATGGAGGTAATTGCAGAGATGAATACTATATTACAGCAATGCATCCCGGATAGTGTAGGAAGATATGATGATGGGTTTAATATCAATTGTACGGGAGATACGATGGAGTTTAGAGGGATTCCTACGGTTCTTTTTGAAGCGGGACATTACCCTACCGATTATGATAGAGAGAAAACAAGAGCTCTTATCTACTATTCACTGATATCGTCTGCGTTATATCTGGCATCAAATACTGTGACAGGAGATCAGTTCGAAGCATATTTTACCATACCGGAAAATGAAAAATGCTTTTATGATATCATCATCAGGGAGGTACTTCTGGAAGGGGAAATTGTCGATATAGGTGTCCAGTATGAGGAAAAATTGATCGAAAATGAAGTGAAATTCATCCCAAAAGTGGCTGAAATTGGAAATTTGGAAAAAAAATTTGGTCATAGAGAGATTTTTGGAAAAAAAAGAGCGATACGCTACTATAACGATGTAGTAGAGATAGTTCGAGAGGTTGTGTTACCTAAAATCACCCTGGATTTTGAAATATTCTCATTAGAATTGTCAAAAAGTTAA
- a CDS encoding alpha/beta fold hydrolase: MIQYLLPSFDSFPISVHEFTPECSIQKTIVFAPAVAVPQKFYFHLATYLSEKGYHVITFDYRGIGSSKPKKITRLKKDGFLSWALDFKTVSLHVKNKYSHHALYMIGHSYGGNTIGLSDVYQYYDKQLFVASQFGVFNNFSATMRFLITLNFRYLIPITTFLLGYYPAGWFGLGNSLPSQAAKDWGTFLLHPDSMLYFAKQNNTTHHTRIHTPMLLISIEDDTYAPTKSVEALTQNVYTNAMSEQLHLLPKNYGLSQIGHFDFFRQKNKDILWPIVTNWFEKQHKTP; encoded by the coding sequence ATGATTCAATACCTGCTTCCCTCATTTGATTCTTTTCCTATTTCAGTTCATGAATTTACTCCTGAATGCTCAATACAAAAAACCATTGTTTTTGCCCCGGCAGTTGCTGTTCCTCAAAAGTTTTACTTCCACCTGGCTACTTACCTATCTGAAAAAGGATATCACGTAATCACTTTTGATTATAGAGGAATCGGATCTTCGAAACCCAAAAAAATTACTCGCTTAAAAAAAGATGGGTTTCTTTCCTGGGCACTGGATTTTAAAACGGTTTCGCTTCATGTCAAAAACAAATACTCTCATCATGCGCTATACATGATCGGTCATAGCTATGGAGGTAATACAATTGGACTCAGTGACGTATATCAGTATTATGACAAACAGCTTTTCGTTGCTTCGCAATTTGGAGTTTTTAACAATTTTTCTGCTACAATGCGTTTTTTAATCACTCTCAATTTCAGGTATCTCATTCCTATCACCACATTCCTGTTAGGGTATTATCCTGCCGGCTGGTTTGGGTTAGGGAATTCATTGCCTTCTCAAGCAGCCAAAGATTGGGGGACCTTCTTATTACATCCGGATTCCATGCTTTATTTCGCCAAACAAAACAACACTACACACCACACACGAATTCATACCCCTATGTTATTGATCAGTATCGAAGATGACACCTATGCTCCTACAAAATCTGTAGAAGCCCTGACCCAAAACGTATATACAAATGCGATGAGCGAACAACTGCATCTCTTGCCTAAAAATTACGGATTGTCTCAAATCGGACACTTTGATTTTTTTAGACAAAAAAATAAAGATATATTGTGGCCGATTGTAACAAACTGGTTCGAAAAACAACATAAAACCCCATGA